A genomic region of Arachis stenosperma cultivar V10309 chromosome 9, arast.V10309.gnm1.PFL2, whole genome shotgun sequence contains the following coding sequences:
- the LOC130950900 gene encoding probable linoleate 9S-lipoxygenase 5: MFKNIIDAVTGGGDKQNHRQTVKGTVVLMKKNVLDFNDFSASLLDRLHEFLGKRVSLQLISAVNADNHGNGLKGKVGKAAYLEDWITTFTPLTAGEAAFTVTFDWDNEEIGTPGAFLIRNNHHSEFYLKSLTLEDVPSHGVIHFPCNSWVYPASKYQNDRVFFSNKTYLPGETPMSLVKYREEELENLRGDGKGQLQEWDRVYDYEVYNDLGNPDKGPQHARPVLGGSTEYPYPRRGRTGRAPAKSDPKYESRLNLALSLNIYVPRDERFGHLKLADFLSYALKSIVQVLKPQFESIFDKTPNEFDSFEDVLKLYEGGLEVPEGVIKVIRDNVPLEMLKEIFRTDGERFLKFPLPQVIAVDKFAWRTDEEFAREMLAGINPVMIRRLEEFPPASKLDPKVYGDQTSTITKEHIESNLEGHTINEVIRERKLFILDHHDALMPYLRRINSTSTKTYASRTLLFLQKNGTLKPLAIELSLPHPEGDQHGAISKVFVPEENSLWQLAKGYVGVVDSGYHQLISHWLHTHAVIEPFIIATNRQLSVLHPIYKLLHPHYRDTMNINALGRQILINAGGALEVTVFTSKYSMEFSSMLYKDWVFPEQALPQDLLKRGVAVKDSSCPHGIKLLIEDYPFAVDGLEIWFAIKTWVEDYCNVYYKDDESIKKDAELQSWWKEIREKGHGDKKDEPWWPKMQTREELIETCTIIIWTASALHAAINFGQYPYGGYPPNRPAISSKLVPEKGTPEYDELLANPDKTYLKTFTSQFKAVLGISLVEILSRHSSDEVYLGQRDTENWTSDADALEAFAKFGKKIEDIEEGMKRMNNDEKLRNRYGPVKMPYTLLYPSSEGGLTGRGIPNSVSI; this comes from the exons ATGTTTAAGAACATCATCGACGCTGTCACTGGCGGAGGCGACAAGCAGAACCACCGCCAGACAGTGAAAGGGACGGTGGTGCTCATGAAAAAGAACGTGTTGGACTTCAACGATTTCAGTGCTTCCCTCCTCGATCGCCTTCATGAGTTTCTCGGAAAACGAGTCTCTCTCCAACTCATAAGTGCCGTCAACGCTGATAATCATG GAAATGGGTTGAAGGGGAAGGTAGGTAAGGCTGCATACTTGGAAGATTGGATCACCACATTCACACCATTGACAGCAGGAGAAGCAGCATTCACAGTTACTTTTGATTGGGACAATGAGGAGATAGGAACACCAGGTGCATTTCTAATTAGGAACAACCATCACAGTGAGTTTTACCTTAAAAGCCTCACACTTGAAGATGTTCCTTCCCATGGTGTCATTCACTTTCCTTGTAATTCTTGGGTTTACCCTGCTAGTAAATATCAAAACGACCGCGTTTTCTTCTCCAACAAG ACATACCTTCCAGGTGAAACACCAATGTCACTGGTCAAGTATAGAGAAGAAGAACTAGAGAATTTAAGAGGGGATGGAAAGGGCCAGCTCCAAGAGTGGGACAGAGTCTATGATTATGAAGTCTACAATGACCTGGGAAATCCAGATAAGGGTCCACAACATGCTCGTCCAGTTCTTGGAGGGTCCACCGAATATCCATACCCTCGAAGAGGAAGAACCGGAAGAGCACCAGCTAAATCAG ATCCAAAGTATGAGAGTAGGTTGAATCTTGCTTTGAGCTTAAACATATATGTTCCAAGGGATGAAAGATTTGGTCACTTGAAGTTGGCGGATTTTCTCTCATATGCACTGAAATCTATAGTCCAAGTTCTCAAACCGCAATTCGAATCAATATTCGACAAAACCCCTAATGAGTTTGACAGCTTTGAAGATGTACTCAAACTATATGAAGGTGGACTTGAAGTGCCTGAGGGTGTAATTAAGGTTATTCGGGATAATGTTCCTCTTGAGATGCTCAAGGAAATTTTTCGCACCGATGGTGAAAGGTTCCTCAAATTTCCTCTGCCTCAAGTGATTGCAG TGGATAAGTTTGCATGGAGAACAGACGAAGAATTTGCGAGAGAGATGTTGGCCGGAATAAACCCGGTTATGATCCGCCGTCTCGAA GAATTCCCACCAGCAAGCAAGCTAGACCCAAAAGTCTATGGTGATCAAACCAGCACAATAACAAAAGAACACATTGAAAGTAATTTGGAAGGCCACACAATTAATGag GTAATCCGAGAAAGGAAGTTATTCATATTGGATCACCATGATGCACTAATGCCATACCTGAGAAGGATAAACTCCACTTCTACAAAGACTTATGCTTCCAGAACACTTCTTTTCTTGCAAAAGAATGGGACATTAAAGCCCCTCGCCATCGAGCTGAGTTTGCCGCATCCCGAGGGAGATCAACATGGTGCCATAAGTAAAGTTTTTGTCCCCGAAGAAAATTCCTTGTGGCAACTCGCCAAAGGTTATGTCGGAGTAGTCGACTCCGGCTATCATCAACTTATCAGCCATTG GCTACATACTCATGCAGTCATCGAGCCGTTTATTATCGCGACGAACAGGCAGCTTAGTGTTCTTCATCCAATTTATAAGCTGTTACATCCTCACTATCGCGACACCATGAATATAAATGCGCTTGGAAGGCAGATCCTCATCAATGCAGGTGGTGCTCTAGAGGTAACAGTTTTTACATCAAAATATTCCATGGAGTTTTCCTCTATGCTTTATAAAGATTGGGTTTTCCCGGAGCAAGCACTACCTCAAGATCTTCTCAAGag AGGAGTGGCTGTTAAAGATTCAAGTTGCCCACACGGCATTAAGCTATTGATCGAGGATTACCCTTTTGCAGTTGATGGACTAGAAATCTGGTTCGCCATCAAGACATGGGTTGAAGACTATTGCAACGTTTACTACAAGGACGACGAGTCAATCAAGAAAGACGCAGAACTCCAATCTTGGTGGAAGGAAATAAGGGAGAAAGGCCATGGTGACAAGAAAGACGAGCCATGGTGGCCAAAGATGCAGACACGTGAGGAGCTCATTGAAACATGCACCATCATTATATGGACCGCTTCGGCTCTTCATGCCGCCATCAACTTCGGACAGTATCCGTACGGAGGCTACCCGCCGAACCGTCCAGCCATAAGTAGCAAATTGGTGCCGGAAAAAGGAACGCCGGAGTATGATGAACTGTTGGCGAATCCTGATAAGACTTATCTGAAAACATTCACTTCACAGTTCAAAGCTGTTCTTGGAATTTCACTTGTGGAAATCTTGTCTAGGCATTCTAGTGATGAGGTGTACTTAGGGCAGAGAGACACTGAAAATTGGACGTCGGATGCTGACGCGTTAGAAGCGTTTGCCAAGTTCGGGAAGAAGATTGAAGATATTGAGGAAGGGATGAAGAGAATGAACAATGATGAGAAACTGAGGAACAGATATGGACCCGTTAAGATGCCCTACACTTTGCTTTATCCTTCTAGTGAAGGTGGACTAACTGGAAGAGGGATTCCAAATAGTGTCTCAATCTAA